Proteins encoded together in one Xiphophorus maculatus strain JP 163 A chromosome 13, X_maculatus-5.0-male, whole genome shotgun sequence window:
- the LOC102234163 gene encoding chondroitin sulfate proteoglycan 5-like isoform X1: MARGDSRLETWQVLLTISMFIIPLCAHNGRHSLARRHPHHNHSSVHKEALDTRMVLSDDSAEREHLIGAGIGARLPLSSTRHHHSHKRHYLDFVEEDQHGEEFTAGGAGPDHPGNPLSDDVITVAFHSPAPDVVPADVTLDWAKTPKAQKQRGGEPNKYSLTEYYDYLSSDNDVSAVDTTPEPEPTPSPPPDMEDENPLLAGSPVIRKNSRPNTSGGSSLPAPPMQGPDNNNGMGVGGAVGADGCRLGFVLSGPGVCVSQCDIEQNFCFNGGVCTVVAGMGAFCRCNIQDYIWNKGLRCEWAVTEFQVLCVVVAVACFVFLLLFMIIVFFAKSLYRLKNENMRLRKRSKYRPQSSEPQTDGLSVSTTADGSQPNVRKLCDTPPPAPQAHTHNLAYYDNIICQDEPQKKENQAKSPQPKEEGSMNILNSHSPKHENNRPASVVHGHTPNNTEENTEVNMLQNNLV; the protein is encoded by the exons ATGGCTCGTGGAGACAGTCGACTGGAGACCTGGCAGGTGCTGCTGACCATCTCCATGTTCATCATCCCTCTGTGTGCACATAACG GGCGGCATTCGCTGGCCAGACGTCATCCTCACCACAACCACTCATCCGTCCACAAAGAGGCCTTGGACACCAGGATGGTTCTCAGTGATGACTCAGCAGAGAGAGAGCACCTGATCGGAGCAGGAATCGGTGCCCGActcccactcagctccaccAGGCATCACCATTCTCACAAACGCCACTACTTGGATTTTGTAGAGGAGGACCAACACGGGGAGGAGTTTACAGCCGGAGGGGCGGGGCCAGACCATCCCGGGAACCCGTTATCTGATGACGTTATCACGGTGGCGTTTCACAGTCCGGCGCCAGATGTTGTGCCCGCCGACGTCACTCTGGATTGGGCAAAAACCCCCAAAGCTCAAAAGCAGAGAGGTGGAGAACCTAATAAATATTCCCTGACTGAATACTACGACTACCTGTCTTCTGACAACGACGTCTCAGCAGTAGACACGACCCCAGAACCCGAACCCACCCCTTCACCTCCACCTGACATGGAGGATGAGAATCCGCTCCTGGCAGGTTCTCCGGTGATCCGCAAAAACTCAAGGCCAAACACCAGTGGTGGGTCATCTTTGCCAGCTCCTCCTATGCAGGGACCAGACAACAACAACGGAATGGGTGTAGGTGGGGCTGTGGGTGCAGATGGCTGCAGGCTGGGCTTTGTGCTGTCCGGACCAGGAGTTTGTGTGTCTCAGTGCGACATTGAACAAAACTTTTGCTTCAACGGAGGGGTGTGCACCGTGGTGGCAGGAATGGGTGCCTTCTGCAG GTGTAACATACAGGACTACATCTGGAATAAAGGCCTGCGCTGTGAATGGGCCGTCACAGAGTTCCAGGTGCTGTGCGTTGTGGTGGCCGTGGCCTGTttcgtcttcctcctgctcttcaTGATCATCGTGTTCTTCGCCAAGAGCCTATACCGCCTCAAAAACGAGAACATGCGCCTTCGCAAacgcag TAAGTACCGCCCCCAGAGCAGCGAGCCACAGACGGACGGCCTCTCGGTTTCGACAACAGCTGACGGGTCGCAGCCAAATGTAAGGAAACTGTGTGACACCCCTCCGCCTGCCCCCCAAGCTCATACTCACAACCTGGCGTACTATGACAACATTATCTGTCAG GATGAGCCGCAGAAGAAGGAGAACCAAGCCAAATCCCCCCAGCCTAAAGAGGAGGGGTCTATGAACATCCTGAACTCCCACTCCCCCAAGCATGAGAACAACCGCCCTGCCTCTGTCGTCCACGGCCACACCCCCAACAACACGGAGGAAAACACAGAGGTAAACATGCTCCAGAACAACCTGGTGTAA
- the LOC102234163 gene encoding chondroitin sulfate proteoglycan 5-like isoform X2, with the protein MARGDSRLETWQVLLTISMFIIPLCAHNGRHSLARRHPHHNHSSVHKEALDTRMVLSDDSAEREHLIGAGIGARLPLSSTRHHHSHKRHYLDFVEEDQHGEEFTAGGAGPDHPGNPLSDDVITVAFHSPAPDVVPADVTLDWAKTPKAQKQRGGEPNKYSLTEYYDYLSSDNDVSAVDTTPEPEPTPSPPPDMEDENPLLAGSPVIRKNSRPNTSGGSSLPAPPMQGPDNNNGMGVGGAVGADGCRLGFVLSGPGVCVSQCDIEQNFCFNGGVCTVVAGMGAFCRCNIQDYIWNKGLRCEWAVTEFQVLCVVVAVACFVFLLLFMIIVFFAKSLYRLKNENMRLRKRSKYRPQSSEPQTDGLSVSTTADGSQPNDEPQKKENQAKSPQPKEEGSMNILNSHSPKHENNRPASVVHGHTPNNTEENTEVNMLQNNLV; encoded by the exons ATGGCTCGTGGAGACAGTCGACTGGAGACCTGGCAGGTGCTGCTGACCATCTCCATGTTCATCATCCCTCTGTGTGCACATAACG GGCGGCATTCGCTGGCCAGACGTCATCCTCACCACAACCACTCATCCGTCCACAAAGAGGCCTTGGACACCAGGATGGTTCTCAGTGATGACTCAGCAGAGAGAGAGCACCTGATCGGAGCAGGAATCGGTGCCCGActcccactcagctccaccAGGCATCACCATTCTCACAAACGCCACTACTTGGATTTTGTAGAGGAGGACCAACACGGGGAGGAGTTTACAGCCGGAGGGGCGGGGCCAGACCATCCCGGGAACCCGTTATCTGATGACGTTATCACGGTGGCGTTTCACAGTCCGGCGCCAGATGTTGTGCCCGCCGACGTCACTCTGGATTGGGCAAAAACCCCCAAAGCTCAAAAGCAGAGAGGTGGAGAACCTAATAAATATTCCCTGACTGAATACTACGACTACCTGTCTTCTGACAACGACGTCTCAGCAGTAGACACGACCCCAGAACCCGAACCCACCCCTTCACCTCCACCTGACATGGAGGATGAGAATCCGCTCCTGGCAGGTTCTCCGGTGATCCGCAAAAACTCAAGGCCAAACACCAGTGGTGGGTCATCTTTGCCAGCTCCTCCTATGCAGGGACCAGACAACAACAACGGAATGGGTGTAGGTGGGGCTGTGGGTGCAGATGGCTGCAGGCTGGGCTTTGTGCTGTCCGGACCAGGAGTTTGTGTGTCTCAGTGCGACATTGAACAAAACTTTTGCTTCAACGGAGGGGTGTGCACCGTGGTGGCAGGAATGGGTGCCTTCTGCAG GTGTAACATACAGGACTACATCTGGAATAAAGGCCTGCGCTGTGAATGGGCCGTCACAGAGTTCCAGGTGCTGTGCGTTGTGGTGGCCGTGGCCTGTttcgtcttcctcctgctcttcaTGATCATCGTGTTCTTCGCCAAGAGCCTATACCGCCTCAAAAACGAGAACATGCGCCTTCGCAAacgcag TAAGTACCGCCCCCAGAGCAGCGAGCCACAGACGGACGGCCTCTCGGTTTCGACAACAGCTGACGGGTCGCAGCCAAAT GATGAGCCGCAGAAGAAGGAGAACCAAGCCAAATCCCCCCAGCCTAAAGAGGAGGGGTCTATGAACATCCTGAACTCCCACTCCCCCAAGCATGAGAACAACCGCCCTGCCTCTGTCGTCCACGGCCACACCCCCAACAACACGGAGGAAAACACAGAGGTAAACATGCTCCAGAACAACCTGGTGTAA